A genomic segment from Actinoplanes sichuanensis encodes:
- a CDS encoding DUF4097 family beta strand repeat-containing protein, with the protein MPTFDTPGPITAEIDILAGELRVVASDRSDTVVHVRPAEEDQERDRRAAEQTRVEFLSGTLTVRGPRHPTFGVFGKVGVLDVLVELPIGSEVEARLGAGGIRCSGELGDCRLRSGAGDVQADHVGNAVLNTGYGLIAVESVDGDAKLTTGSGKLRLRSVSGPAVLKNGNGESWVGHAGGELRIHSANGDIVTDHAAASLTANTANGEIRVRELVRGTATLRTAAGGIEIGIRSGTAARLDVHTHYGRVRNEMTSTDGPATTDEQAEVRARTAFGDIVIRRA; encoded by the coding sequence ATGCCCACCTTCGACACTCCCGGCCCGATCACCGCCGAGATCGACATCCTCGCCGGCGAGTTGCGGGTGGTGGCGAGCGACCGGTCGGACACGGTCGTCCACGTGCGTCCGGCCGAGGAGGACCAGGAGCGGGACCGGCGGGCCGCCGAGCAGACCCGCGTCGAGTTCCTCTCCGGCACCCTGACCGTACGCGGTCCACGGCACCCCACGTTCGGTGTCTTCGGCAAGGTCGGCGTCCTCGATGTGCTCGTCGAGCTGCCGATCGGTTCGGAGGTCGAGGCCAGGCTCGGTGCGGGCGGCATCCGATGCTCCGGCGAACTGGGCGACTGCCGACTGCGCAGCGGTGCCGGCGACGTGCAGGCCGACCACGTCGGCAACGCCGTACTGAACACCGGTTACGGTCTGATCGCGGTGGAGAGCGTGGACGGCGACGCCAAGCTGACGACCGGTTCCGGCAAGCTCCGGCTCCGGTCGGTGAGCGGTCCGGCGGTGCTGAAGAACGGCAACGGCGAGAGCTGGGTCGGGCACGCCGGCGGCGAGCTGCGGATTCACTCGGCCAACGGCGACATCGTCACCGACCACGCGGCCGCCTCGCTGACCGCGAACACCGCGAACGGCGAGATTCGTGTCCGTGAGCTGGTCCGTGGCACGGCGACGCTGCGTACCGCGGCCGGCGGCATCGAGATCGGCATCCGGTCGGGCACCGCCGCCCGCCTCGATGTGCACACCCACTACGGCCGGGTCCGTAACGAGATGACCAGTACCGACGGCCCGGCCACGACCGACGAGCAGGCCGAGGTGCGAGCCCGCACCGCATTCGGCGACATCGTGATCCGCCGGGCCTGA